The Candidatus Rokuibacteriota bacterium genomic sequence CAACTCAGAACGATGTGAGCTGATTTCGTGCGACGGCCATGATGATCGAGCAGAAGTTCTCCCTGAACGCGCCGGCTGACCAGGTCTGGGCCTTGCTGACTGACCCGTATCAGGTGGCGAGCTGCCTGCCGGGAGCCGCGATCGCGGGGAAGGTGGACGACCGCACGTATCTGGGAACGGTCACCGTGAAGGTGGGACCGGTTTCGGCCAGCTACAAAGGCCAGATCCGCTTCGAGAGGCTGGACTTCGAGCGGTTAGAGGCCGAACTGGTCGGCCGGGGGCAGGATATCAGGGGAAAGGGCGGGGCCGAGATGCGGATGCAGAGCCGCCTGCAGCCGAGGGATGGTGGCACCGAGGTCACAGTGACGGCGGAGGTGAATATCAGCGGGATCCTCGCCCAGATGGGCCGTGGAATGATTGAAAGCGTGTCGAATCACCTCTTCCAGCAGTTCGCCGCCGCGATTCAGCAGAAGCTGGAGGGCGCCGTGGGCTCGGGCGAGCCGGCTGCTCAAGCAGCCGTGTCAGAGGTTAAACCACTGGACGCAGTCTCATTGGGGACCAGGGCGGTGGGGGAGGCGATGGGGCGGGCGGTCCGGCGTCTCCTCGGCAGAAAAGAGAAGACATGACGCTGGCGTGTGGGCTCCATGGCCGATGATCTGCTCGCGCTAGCGTACGAGCTCGCACAACGGGGTGAACCGTTCGCCCTGGCGACCGTGGTCCGGTGCGAACGTCCCACCTCCGCCAAGCCAGGAGCGAAGGCCGTGATCCGGAAGGACGGAACGCTCTCTGGATGGATCGGCGGAAGCTGCGCCGAGCCCGTCGTGGTCAAGGAGGCGCTCCGGGCTCTCCGCGACGGGCAGCCGCGGTTCATCGCCCTGGTCGGGCAGGGCAGCCCCGGCTCCGGAGCGCGGGAGGGCGTGCTGGAGTATGCCATGACGTGCCACAGTGGAGGGACGCTCGAGATCTACGTCGAGCCGGTCCTGCCGAGGCCCGAACTCGTCCTCGTTGGGCGGGGGCCGGTCGTCGAGACGCTGGCCAAGCTCGGGGAGGTTCTGGACTTCACCGTGGTCCTGCTGGCTTCCGAGATCTCGGCCGAGAAACTTCCCGGCCTCCGCATCACCCCGCGGAGCTTCATCGTGGTGAGTACCCACGGGACCTTCGACGAAGAAGCCGTAGAGCAGGCCCTTCTGGGCGACGCCGCCTATGTGAGCCTGGTGGCCAGCAGGCGCCGCGCCGATGCGGTGGTCGAGGCCTTGCGGGCACGGGGCGTGTCGGCCGAACGCTTGGGCCGGCTGAAGGCGCCGGCTGGGCTCGATATCGGCGCCGTCACCCCTGAGGAGATCGCGGTGAGTATCCTCGCCGAGATCGTTCAGGCATCGAGAAGCCAGAAGATCGCGTGGACGCCCGCGGACACTCCGCCGGAGGAGATCGGGGGGCGTGAGGCCCGAGATCCGGTCTGTGGCATGGTCGTGCGGATCGCCTCGGCCAAATACCGGACCGAGGTTTCCGGTGAGACCTTCTACTTCTGCTGCCTCAGGTGCAAGCAGGCGTTCGATTTCGCTCCGGAGCGATAGTCGACCCGCGGACTCGCTCCCCGCGTCGCCTCCATTCGGAGCGGTCCGCTTTTTGGCCTCGAGAGTGCCGTGATATAGTGTGAGCGCTATGCACGAGCTCTTCGAGCAGCTCGATCGGCTGCGACGCGCGGAGTCGAAGGTGGCGCTCGCCACCCTGGTCAACACGCGCGGCACGACGCCCCGCAAGGAGGGCGCGAAGATGCTGGTGGGCGCCGGGGGGCGGATCCTCGGCTCGGTGACGATCGGCGGCTGTGTCGACGCCCAGGTGATCGAGGAAGCCGAAGGTGTGCTCGGCGGCAGCGCCCCGAAGCTCCTCGAGCTGAACCTGGGGGACGAGGAGGCGTGGGAGATCGGTCTCACCTGCGGCGGCACCATCGAGGTCTTCGTCGAGCCCGTGGAGCTCGCTCGCGCCGAAGGACCGCCGCTGACCTATTACGAGATCCTCCGGGCTCACGCCGAGCAGGGTGGCAGGAGCGCGCTGATCACGCGGCTCGACGGGCCGAACAACGGAGCCAAGCTGCTCCTGCTCGACACCGGGAGGACCGAGGGGACCCTGGGCGAGCCCTTCCTGGACCGCCGGTTCGTGGCGGAGGCTCAGGAGTGCATGGCCCGCGGCGTCTCGAAGACCCTGTTCCTCGAGGGGATCCGCTGCTTCGTGGAGAGCTTCGGCCCACCATCCACGCTTCTCGTCGTCGGCGCCGGCCACGTGGCGATGCCGCTGGTGTCCCTCGCTCGCGTGCTCGGCTTCAGGACGATCGTCGTGGATGGCCGGCCTCGCTTCGCCACGCGCGAGCGCTTCCCGGACGTCGACCGGCTCGAGGTCGGCATCCCCTCCGAGGTGGTCAAGTCACTCCCGCTCACCCCTGCCACGGCGCTCGTTCTCGTCGCGCACGATTACAAGTACGACCTCCCCGTCCTCCGCCATGCGCTGGCGAGCCCGATCGGCTACATCGGGATGCTCGGGAGCACCCGGCGCGGTAACGCGATTCTGAACCTGCTGAGGGAGGAGGGGATTCCCGAGGGGCAGCTGGCCCGGATCCGCGTCCCGATCGGGCTGGACCTCGGGGCCCAGTCCGCCCCGGAGATCGCGCTCGCGATCCTGGCTGAGGTCCTGGCGGAGCGGACCGGCACGACGGGCATGCCGATCAGCCGGAAGATCAGAGAGGCGACGCGGTGAAGGCTCACGCAGTCCGGCGGTCAGCGGCGTCGGCAGGAGTCCTTGTCGGGAGGATTCTCTGCCACGATGTGAGGGACCGCGAGGGCAGGCTCGTCGGGCGAAAGGGCGAGGAGGTGGATCCGGTGACGGCGGACCGGCTCCTGGCCGCCGACTGGGAGGAGGTCCATCTGCTGGAGATCGGTCCGGCGGACCTCCACGAGGAGGACGCCGGCGCGCGCCTCGCCCGTGCTGTTGTGGGCGACGGCGTCCAGGTCAAGGGTTATACGGGCGGTCAGTGGTCGCTGACCGCCACGCGGCGTGGCCTCCTTCAGATCAGGACCGAGCTCCTCTCGCGGGTGAACGCGCTGGAAGGGATCTCGGTCTTCACCCTCTTCGACGGCCAGCCAGTGGAGGCCGGGGAGACCGTCGCCAAGGCCAAGGTCACGCCGCTGGTCATCGCCGGTGCGACCGTGGCAGAGGTCGAGCGCGTGGCCGGGCAGGCCGGTGGGGTGCTGGGAGTGCGGGCGTTCACGCCGCTGATAATCGGCGCGGTGGCCCGGGAGAGCCTCGACGGGAGGCAACGCGAGCGCTTCGAGTCCGCGCTCAAGGAGAAGGTCGACTGGTTCGGCTCCCGCCTCCTGCCGATCCACTACGCCGTCGGCGATCCGGGGTCGGTGGCCAAGGAGCTCCAGTCGCTCAGGGACGCGGGCGCCGATCTGCTGATCGTGGCTGGAGCCAGTGCCCTGGATCCCCTCGACGCGGTGTTCGGCGCCCTCGACCTCGTCGGCGCCCGGATGGAGCGGCACGGTGCCCCCGCCCATCCCGGAAGCCTCTTCTGGCTCGCCTCATGGGGCGACCGGCCGGTCATCGGAATGCCGACCTGCGGGATGTTCTCTCAGGCCACGACCTTCGACCTGATCCTCCCGCGGATTCTGGCGGGCGAGGCCGTGGCGAACCCGGAGATCACGGCCCTGGGCCACGGGGGCCTCCTGTCGCGCGAGATGGCGTTCCGGTTCCCGCCGTATCGGCCCGCGAGGCCTCGGGGCGAGCTCGACGCGGAGGAGTAAAGATCCTCGGAGGGGGGCTCCGCCCCCCTTCCGAACCTCCCCCAGAGGTTGCGCGGGCCAAGCCCGCGCTCGGAGCGCTTCGGCAGTGCGCGCGTCGACGATTGGAGCAATCGACTGGAGTTTACGGGGAGACGCCCAGCGCCCAGCGGATCCCGCCGAGCAGGTGCAGCCTGAAGCGCTCGTCCTCCCAGACCTCGCGCCCGTGCCCGAGCGCGGTGTAAAAAACCCGGCCGCGGCCGTAGCTCCTGACCCACGCCAACGCATAGTCCTTGTCGGATCGTTTGCCCTTCCCGACGTCCACCGACCGGGGGTCCAGGCTCAGCAGGACGTGGACCCCCGTTCTCGACCAGTTCCAAAACTGGTAGATCTCGTCGGTGATCTCGAAGGATCCTCCGAGGTGACGGGTCGACGGGTGGGCCGAATCCTCGACCGTGACGCGGACGCGCTGGTGCCAGGGGTGCCCGTCGAAGTAGCCGCCGAGCAGTTCGCCGTACGCGGGCACGTCGTACCAAGTGTCGCTCGCGCTGTGAATGCCGACGAAGCCGCGGCCCGCTCGCACGAACTCGAACAACGCCTCGCGCGCCTCGGCGGTCAGCGGGAGGTTTCCGGTGGTGAAGTAGAGCACGGCGTGGAACGCCTCGAAGGACTGCCGCCGGAGGCCCGCCAGCTCGTCGCGGGTATAGAGGTAGCTGACGTCGAACGCCCCTGACCGGCGCGCGAGCCCTCCGACGACCTCCTCGGCAGGCGAGAGACCCTCCGGCGCCGGCCGCCGAACGACATCGTGCTGGTAGCCCGCCGAATGGCTGACCATAAGCAGCCGCGGCAGCTTCGGTGACGATGGACTGGCCGCCGCCAGGGCGATAGCGCCGACCGAAACGGAGATAAGGGCGATCACCCTGAGAGCCATCGAACCGATTTTATGCCTCCCTTGACAACGCGCAAGGGGGCGCTTAACGTGGCGTATCCGCAGCGAAAGAACGCGAGGGCGCTCCGTGGCAAACAAGTTTACTTGACGACGCCTTTCCCAGCCCCTCTGTCCCATGCTGGGAAAGGCGTTCTCCTTTTTCTCCAAGTGCAGTCCCGCAGTCCCGCCTGTTTGGGAGTTGGATGAGGCGCAGGTAGGGAGGAGAGAGGGATGGAATTCAACATCTTCGAGCACTTCAAGGGGATCGAGAAAATCCCGAAGGACCCCCAGAATGCCGACCAGCAGGGCACCGCGTTCTTCCTCACTGGCCACATGGGCGAGCGCGTCAAGGACCACCTCGACCAGTACGCGGCCAAGGCGCGAATGTCCCGGCGCAACTTCGTCCGCTCGGGGTGCGGCTTCGCCGCGGCGATGCTCGCGGTGAACAAGATCACCGGCATGAGCTTCTTCGACGTCCAGGAGGCCGAAGCCTACGACCCGGCGGCGCGGAAGGAGCTGAGCGTCGCCCGAAAGGCGGGGATGGACCTGGTCATCGACCAGCATACGCACATCTGCTGGCGCAAGGACGGCTACGTCAAGGGGGTCAACACGAGCGAGCGAGGGATGTGGTTCGTGGATCTCCTGGACAACCTCGGCAAGGCCATGGGGCTCCCCAACGGGACGCGCGATATGACCGTGGACAACTTCGGCAAGCTGATCCTGGAGGGGAGCGATACCTCGTTGGCGATCTTCAACCCGTTCGGGTTCCGCGAGGACTACGGCGGCAAAGACATGATCCCGATCGAGGAGCAGGCCGAGGTGCGCCAGCGCTGGCCCGACCGGACGATCATGCTCGCCGGTGGCCTCACCCCGAACCAGGGCGTGCAGGTGACGCTCGAGCGGCTCCAGATGTATGTCGAGAAGCACAAGATCTCGGGGCTCAAGCTCTACACGTTCGATTCGACGCCCAAGAAGGGGTGGTGGTTCGACGACCAGAGGCTGGCCTACCCGATCTGGGAGCGCTGTCGCAAGCTCAAGATCAAGAACATCGGCTGTCACAAGGGGATCCCCTTCGGCCAGTTCATGGCTCGCTATGCCCACGTGGAAGACTTCGACAAGGTGGCGGACGACTTCACCGATCTGAACTGGATCGTGTTCCATTCCGCCTGGCCGTACCACGCCGAGCTGGCCGCCTTGAAGGGATTCAAGCCGCAGCGGAAGAACCTCTACTGCGAGCTGGGTTCGACCTTCGCCGCGACCGTGACGAATCGGCCGCTGGAGTGCGCTCACGTCCTGGGCACGCTCGTGCGCGACCTGGGCGCCGATTACGTCATGTGGGGCACCGATTCGCTGCTCTGGGGCAACCCACAGTGGCAGATCGACGCGTTCCGCCGCTTCCAGATTCCGGTAGCGTTCGTGGAGGGCTACGGCTACCCGACGCTTACCGACGAGATCAAGCGCAAGATCCTGGGCGAGAACGCCGCCAGGCTCTGGGGCATCAAGATCACGGCCAAGACCGAACCTGCCACGCCGCCGAAGGTGGTCGCAGTCTAAGGGCAGCGGGGGGCCCGCAGAGCGTGCGGGTCGCCCCGCCGTCGCGGAGGTCGGCGATGCCGCTCTACGAGTACGCGTGCGATCCGTGTCGGGTGATCTATCAGGTGCGCCACGGGATGACCGAGCCGCCGCTCGAGCGCTGCGCGCGCTGTGGCGGCGGTGTGAGGCGCTTGATCTCGGCTCCCTACCTCAACCTCGATAACTTCTCGAGCCCGACCGAGGCCAAGTACGCCAAGATGACTGCGCGCGAGGAGGTCGCGCGGGAGAAGGAGCTTCAAAAGACCTACGAGACCATCTGGCTGCCGCCGCCGGTGAAGCACAACCCCTGGGAAGAGCGGTAGTGACGCGCCAGGGCCTTGGCTGCTCCGTGGTCGCGTTTTGCCTTTGAGGACACGGCCTAAGAGGTGCTGGCTTGAGCTGTCCACGGAGTGGCTCCGCAGGCTGTTTCGATTTGCACTCCAGTACGTTTCCCGCTTGGGCGAAGGCGTGATGAGGGTTCAGGTTGTTAGCGGACGTGGGGGACAGCGGCGGACCTGAAACCTTGTGAATTGTTTCCCACCCCTCACGCGACGATATTGACAGTCGTGCGAGCGTGTTCTTATAATCCGGCCGCGCTCGATCAGTGCGAGGGAAACCACCGAAACGATTCCGGGTACGCCCTTCGTGGTGCACCGAACGGTCGTCCAACTGTCTGGCGAAGGAGGCAGAGTGCCATGCGTACGTGTTTAGTCCTCCGCGCGATCGTCGTTCTCGTCGTCTGCTCCATGCTAGCCGCTCCGGCCCCCGTACCGGCCGCCGAGTGGTCGGAGGTGACGGACTGGCGACTCCTCGAGGCCGACAAGGACGCCAACAACTGGCTCACCTACTACCGGACCTACAACGGCTGGCGCCATAGCCCGCTGTCGCAGATCAATCCGCAGAACGTCCGGCGCCTGACCCCGAAGTGGATGCTTTCCGTCGGCGAAGCTGGGAATCAGCAGGCGACCCCGCTCGTCAACAACGGTGTCATGTTCCTCACCTCGCCGTTGGGCGTCGAGATGAACCGCGTCTACGCGATCGACGCCACGACGGGGCGGGTCCTATGGAAGCACGAGACCAAGATTCCGGAGGAGGTCTCGGGCCTGGTGCGGATCCTGCCGATGAACCGCGGCGCCGCGCTCTACAAGGACAAGGTGTATTTCGGCACGCTGGACTCGCACGTCATCGCGCTGAAGGCGGCGACCGGTGAGGTCGCGTGGAAGGTGAAGACCGCCGACTTCAAGGACGGCTATTTCCACACGATGGCGCCGCTCGCGGCGAAGGGGAAGATCATCATCGGCTCCAGCGGTCCGGGCGAGATGGGCCCGCGCGGCTTCATCGCGGCGCTTGATGCCGACACCGGCCGGGAGCTGTGGCGCACCTACACGATCCCGGCTGCCGGTGAGCCCGGCTCCGACACCTGGCCGGGTGAGTCGTGGAAGTATGGCGGTGGGGCGGTCTGGCTCACCGGCACGTACGACCCCCAGCTCAACCTCGTGTTCTTCGGCGTCGGAAACCCGGCGCCGTGGGATGCGAACCTGAGAAAAGGCGCGAACCTCTACACGGACTCGACGATCGCGCTCGACGTCGACACGGGGCGGATGAAGTGGTTCTTCCAGTACCACGGCAACGATACCTGGGACCTGGACACGCCCCACGAGAACTTGCTCCTGACGATCAGCCGCGCGGGGCGGCAGATTCCGATCACCTTCCAGCCCAACAAGACCGGGTTCCACTTCAGCCTGGAGCGGGCGACGGGCAAGTTCGTCGCGGCAAAGCGCTTCACGCGCTTCATCACGATCTGGAAGGATGTGGATCCTGAGAGCGGCAAGCTGATCGAGAACGCGGGGATGCGGCCTGCGGCGGGGGCCCCGCCGATGGACATCTGCCCGTCGATCTTCGGCGGGCGGAACTGGGCTCACGCCTCCTTCCACCCCGGTACCGGGCTCGTGTACCTGCCGTCGATGGAGATGTGCAACAAGTACTCGATCGCCAAGGACATCCAGTACAAGCGCGGCGCGCTCTACATCGGCGCAGACTTCACGGCGTTCGCGGCGCAGGACCAGGCCGGCGTCGTGCGGGCGATCAACCCCAACACCGGCGACACCGCGTGGGAGTGGTGGACGCGCGCGCCCATCCAGGCCGGTGGCGTGGTCTCGACGGGGGGGGGCTTGGTGTTCGCCGGGACCCAGGATGGCCGGCTCGTCGCCCTGGACGCCAGGACCGGCGAGCAGCTCTGGGAGTTCTCGGTAGGCGCTCCGGTGACCGCCCCGCCGATCACCTACTCGGTAGGGGGCAAGCAGTACGTGGCCGTGCTCAACGGCGGCGGCAAGGTGACGGGCGACCTCCTCGTCGGCAACGATCCGAGACTCCAGTATCTCAAGAACGTGCCTGTCGGAGGCACGCTGACGGTCTTCGGGCTGTTTGATTGAGAATCCTTCGGGGAGTCGTCCCGGCCCTCCTCGCGCTCGCGACGGGGCTCGAGGCGGCGGCGGACGGGGGGCTCGACGCGATCCGTGAGCGAGGGTATGTCCGGGTCTGCGCCGACCCCTCCAACCTCCCGTTCTCCAGCTCTGACCCCTCCACTCCCGGGTTCGAAGTCGAGCTGGCGAGGCTGGTGGCGCGCCAGATCGGCGTCGAGGCGCGTTTCGAGTGGACCCTCACGTACGTGCGCGCGCTCCGGCCCCTCCGTGATGGGGCCTGCGATCTCTTCATGGGCCTGCCCCAGGACGACAGGTTCAGGGAGGCCAACCCATGGATCGCGGTGAGCCGGCCCTACTACACGATGGGCCACGCGATTCTGGCGCGGAGCGACGCCGGGATCCAGACCCTCAGCGATCTCGCCGGCAAGCGCGTCGCGATCGAGGGGATGAGCCCTGCCGACTCCTTCGTGTTCTACCGCGGGCTTGACCGGGGGATTTACCGGAGTCAGGAGGAGGCGTTCCGAGCTGTGGCGGCCGGCGAGGTGCCGGCCGCCCTCCTGTGGCTCCCGGTGGCGAGCTGGCTCGCGCGCGGCCGAGCCGACCTCCGGGTGATCCCGATCGCCGAGCCGCGTCTTGAGTTTCCGATCGGGGCTGGCGTGCGCCGCCGCGACCGCGACCTTGCCGCGGCGGTGGACGATGCCGTCGGGCGCCTCAAGGACAGCGGCAAGGTCCGGGAGGTCCTCGGACGCTACGGCGCCGTGCCGAGCCCGGGTCCCCGGGGGGAGAGATGGGTCATTCGGGTGGAGGCGAAGGACGCTGTCGAGGCCGGTCGCTCCCTGTTCTCGACGGCCTGCTCCCGCTGCCACGGGGCCGAGGGGGTTGGCGGAGGTGTCGGTGGCCTCGTCCCGGTGCTCAGGAATTATGAGGGCGGCCAGGAGAAGTTCCTCAGGATCACGCAGAACGGCCGACCGGGGACGGCCATGGCTCCGTTCAAGGGTATCCTGACCGCGGAGGAGATCCTCAGCATCTATCGGTACCTCACGTCGTTTTCGCCACAGTGACAGCGCTGCCGAGCCACTTTTTTCTTGACACCTGAACGGAGCCCCTTTAGCATGCCGCTAGCGCCTTTGGAGGGAGGTGACCTGGGTGACTTGGGAAGCGCCGACGTTCGACGAGATCAAGATGGACGCGGAGATCAGTGCCTACCAGGACGACTTCAGCCGGGAGGAATCCGTTTAGCCTCCCTCGACCGTAAGCTCACAGCCCTTCCTTTTGGTGCGTAGCCCAAGAGGAGGGGCTGTATTGTCTTCGCAACCGATCATGCGGATTCGCGTACTGGGGTCGGCAGCTGGCGGTGGGGTTCCCCAGTGGAACTGTGGCTGCCCGAACTGCCGGGAGGCCCGGCAGCGCACCGGAGGAATCCTGCCCCGGACCCAGGACTCCATGGCGGTGAGCGCGAACGGAGAGGAGTGGTTCCTGCTGAACGCCTCCCCGGAGATCCGGACGCAGATCGAGAGCTTCCCGGCACTCCACCCTCGAGGCTCCCGGCACTCGCCGGTCGGCGCGATCCTCCTGACCAACGGCGACCTCGACCACTGCCTCGGGCTCTTCTCCCTCAGGGAGTCCTACCCGCTCGTCGTGTACGCGACCGAGCGGGTCCGGCAGGGGCTCGTGGAGTCCAACGTGATCGTCCGCACCCTCCAGCGCTTTCCCGAGCAGCTCACCTGGCGCCCGCTGAAGCTCGGCCGCGAGGAAGAGCTGAGCGGCGCGGGCGGCTCACCGACCGGGCTCTCGGTGACCCCGCTGCCGCTCCCCGGCAAGCTCCCCATCCACCTGGAAGGCCTCCTGCCCCCAGACCCTGAGGACAACGTGGGGCTCTGGATCCGGGAACGCAAGGGCGGCCGGCTGCTCGTGTATCTGCCCGCCGTGGGCGCCGTCGACGGGAGCCTCCTCCAGGCCCTCGAGGGGGTCAATGCGCTCTTCTTCGACGGGACCTTCTGGTCGAGCGACGAGCTGGTTCGGCTCGGCCTGTCCACGAAGCGCGCCGAAGACATGGCCCACCTGCCGATCGGCGGGCCGACCGGGAGCCTCGCTCGCCTCACTGGCGTGACCGCCCCGCGCAGGATCTACACCCACATCAACAACACGAACCCGATCCTACTGGCGGGATCCCCGGAGCGCCGCGCGGTCGAGGAAGCCGGCTGCGAAGTGGCCGAGGACGGCCTGGAGATTCGCCTGTGAGCTCCGACGCCCCGCTCTCGCGCGAGGCGTTCGTCGAGCGGCTTCGCGAGGAGGGAAGCCGGCGCTATCACGACCGGCACCCGTACCACGCGCTGATGCACGAGGGGAAACTGACCCGCCTCCAGCTCCAGGCGTGGGTCCTGAACCGGTACTACTATCAGACGCGGATCCCGATCAAGGACGCGATCATCCTGTCGAAGTCGGAGGACCCGACGTTCCGGCGCATGTGGATCCACCGGCTGCTGGACCACGACGGCGAGGGTGAGGGGCTCGAGCTGTGGCTCCGGCTCGCCGAGGGGGTCGGGCTCGACCGCGAGGAAGTGGCGAGCTGCCGCTCCGTGGTCCCGGGGGTGCGCTTCGCGTGCGACGCGTACGTGGAGCTGGTGCGGGAGCGGAGTCTCGTGGAAGCCGTGGCTTCCTCTCTGACCGAGTTCTTCGCCCCGGACCTGATGTCCCGCCGCATCGCGGCCTGGGAAGCGCACTACCCGTGGGTGGACCGGGGCGTGCTCGAGTATTTCCGGAGCCGGGTTCCCCGCGCCCGCCGCGACTCGCAGGAGGCCCTCGATTTCGTCGTCAGGGCGGCCGTGTCCCGGGAGCTCCAGGAACGGTGCGTCGCAGCGCTCGTCACCAAGTGCGAGATCCTCTGGACGCTGCTGGACTCGGTCTACGCCGCTTACGTGTCGCCGGGGTGGCGGGTGCCGCAGGCGGGCTGACATGACGCTGTCGCCGGCGAGCCGACCCAAGCTGGCCGCCAAGGCGCGGCTCCGCTGGGACAAGCGGGCGGGGAAGTATTTTCTCCTCTACCCCGAGCGGGGTCTCCTGCTCAACGCGACGGCCGCCGACATCGTTCAGCTCTGCACGGGGGAGTGCACCGTCGAGGGGATCGTGGGCGAGCTTGCGGGAAAATACCCCGGCCAGGCTCGCGAGGAGATCGAGCGCCAGGTCATGGCTTTTCTGGCCCAGATCCAGTCCCGCGGGCTCCTGGAGATCGTGGCGTAGATGAACGGCGCATGAGGAGGGGGAAGCGATGGGGAGGAGCATGAGGCTCGGGCGCGTGCTGGTGGCGGTCCTGGTCGCGATGGTCGGGTGGGGCCTGGCCGTTTCGGATGTCCAGACGGCCGGAGCCCAGGGGAGCCAGGCGAAAAATGTCATCCTCCTGATCGGCGACGGGATGGGGTTCTCCGAGGTCGCCCTGGCCAGGCTCGCCAGCGTCGGGCCCGGCGGCAAGCTGACGATGGACCGCCTGCCGTACCTGACCGCGATGACGACCCACTCCCTGGACGCCCTGGTCACCGACTCGTCGGCGGGCGGCACGGCGATCGCGAGCGGTGTCAAGACGAACAATCACCTGGTCGGCGTCAACCCCGACCTGACGCCGCTCCCGTCGGTGCTCGAGGACGCGGCCAGGCTCGGGAAGTCCACGGGCCTCGTCTCCACGTCGCGGATCACCGACGCGACGCCCGCCGTCTTCGCCGCCCACCCGAAGGTGCCGCGCGAAGCCGTCGGCGCCGCTTGGGAGAACGAGGTGCCGGGAGCGTACCTGGAGAGGGGTGTGGACGTGCTCCTTGGCGGTGGGATCCGCCACTGGATCCCCAAGTCGTGGCCGGGGAGCCGGCGGCCCGACGAGGCCGACTACGTCGGCATGGCGACCCAGAAAGGGTACCGGGTGGTGAAATCTCGGGCCGAGCTGCAGGGGATAGGCCCGGCCAGCACGAGCAAGCTCCTCGGGTTGTTCAGCCCGAGCTACATGGCCTTCGAGATCGACCGGGATCCCGCGAAGGAGCCGAGCCTGGCCGAGATGACGGGCAAGGCCCTCGAGGTTCTGGCGAAAAACCCGAAGGGGTTCTTCCTCATGGTGGAGGGCGGGCTGATCGACATCGCCGGCCACTACTGGGATGCCGCCGCGCTGGTGAAGGAGGTCGTGGCCTTCGACGAGGCCGTGAAGGTCGCCTTTGAGTTTTCCCGCAAGGACGGTCAGACCCTGGTCATCGTCACCGCCGACCATGCCACCGGCGGCCTGCGCATCGCCGAGCCGCTCAACCCGAAGGGCCTCGGAAATATCAAGGCGTCAGCGGCGCGGATGGCGAAGCGGCTCGCGCCCGACCGCGCCAACGTGCGGGAGGTGCTCGCCGACCTGGCGGGGATCACCGACCTGACGGAGGCCGAAATCCAGGCGATCCGGTCGCCTCAAGGATCCCACGTCGGCGGGAAGGTCCACAGGGCCCTCGAATCCGTGCTGGGGAAAGGGGCATGGGAGATCGCCGCAGTCCTCTCCGATCGCGCCGGCGTCTCCTGGTATCCGGTCCACGTCCACGCCAGGTCCGAGAAGACTTACGGCCACGAGGGCACGCCGGTGCCGGTCTACGCCTTCGGGCCCGGGGCCGAGCAGGTGCGCGGCCTCCTCGACAACACGGACATCGCCCGGATCATGCGCCACGCCTTCGGTCTTCCTCCGCACTAGTAGGATGCTGAAGAACCCAGCTCGCATCCTCGAACCGTCAGCGCGCACCTGGCCGAAGCGTCCCGAGCGCGGGCTTGGCCCGCGCAATCGCGGGGGGAGGCATCGGAAGGGGGGCGGAGCCCCCCTCCGAGGATCTAGGAGCGGGAGGTCGGCGCCTTGAACGCAGTCGAGTACCGCCCCTATACCCTGATCGCCGAGCTGACGTACCGCTGCCCGCTCCGGTGTGTCTACTGCTACAACCCCGTCGAGTACAGCCGGCACAGTAACGAGCTGACCACGGAGGAGTGGCTCCGCGTCTTCCGAGAAGCCGAAGCCCTCGGCGTCGTCCAGCTCCATCTGACAGGCGGCGAGCCGCTGGCGCGGCGCGACGTGGAACTGCTGGTGCGCGGCGCGGCCGAGGTCGGGCTCTACACGAACCTGATCACGAGCGGGATCCCGCTCACCCGCGACCGGCTCCGGGAGCTGCGGGACGCCGGCCTCGACAACGTTCAGCTGAGCGTGCAGGACGTGG encodes the following:
- a CDS encoding PQQ-dependent dehydrogenase, methanol/ethanol family; its protein translation is MRTCLVLRAIVVLVVCSMLAAPAPVPAAEWSEVTDWRLLEADKDANNWLTYYRTYNGWRHSPLSQINPQNVRRLTPKWMLSVGEAGNQQATPLVNNGVMFLTSPLGVEMNRVYAIDATTGRVLWKHETKIPEEVSGLVRILPMNRGAALYKDKVYFGTLDSHVIALKAATGEVAWKVKTADFKDGYFHTMAPLAAKGKIIIGSSGPGEMGPRGFIAALDADTGRELWRTYTIPAAGEPGSDTWPGESWKYGGGAVWLTGTYDPQLNLVFFGVGNPAPWDANLRKGANLYTDSTIALDVDTGRMKWFFQYHGNDTWDLDTPHENLLLTISRAGRQIPITFQPNKTGFHFSLERATGKFVAAKRFTRFITIWKDVDPESGKLIENAGMRPAAGAPPMDICPSIFGGRNWAHASFHPGTGLVYLPSMEMCNKYSIAKDIQYKRGALYIGADFTAFAAQDQAGVVRAINPNTGDTAWEWWTRAPIQAGGVVSTGGGLVFAGTQDGRLVALDARTGEQLWEFSVGAPVTAPPITYSVGGKQYVAVLNGGGKVTGDLLVGNDPRLQYLKNVPVGGTLTVFGLFD
- the pqqC gene encoding pyrroloquinoline-quinone synthase PqqC, yielding MSSDAPLSREAFVERLREEGSRRYHDRHPYHALMHEGKLTRLQLQAWVLNRYYYQTRIPIKDAIILSKSEDPTFRRMWIHRLLDHDGEGEGLELWLRLAEGVGLDREEVASCRSVVPGVRFACDAYVELVRERSLVEAVASSLTEFFAPDLMSRRIAAWEAHYPWVDRGVLEYFRSRVPRARRDSQEALDFVVRAAVSRELQERCVAALVTKCEILWTLLDSVYAAYVSPGWRVPQAG
- the pqqB gene encoding pyrroloquinoline quinone biosynthesis protein PqqB — protein: MRIRVLGSAAGGGVPQWNCGCPNCREARQRTGGILPRTQDSMAVSANGEEWFLLNASPEIRTQIESFPALHPRGSRHSPVGAILLTNGDLDHCLGLFSLRESYPLVVYATERVRQGLVESNVIVRTLQRFPEQLTWRPLKLGREEELSGAGGSPTGLSVTPLPLPGKLPIHLEGLLPPDPEDNVGLWIRERKGGRLLVYLPAVGAVDGSLLQALEGVNALFFDGTFWSSDELVRLGLSTKRAEDMAHLPIGGPTGSLARLTGVTAPRRIYTHINNTNPILLAGSPERRAVEEAGCEVAEDGLEIRL
- a CDS encoding transporter substrate-binding domain-containing protein, with amino-acid sequence MRILRGVVPALLALATGLEAAADGGLDAIRERGYVRVCADPSNLPFSSSDPSTPGFEVELARLVARQIGVEARFEWTLTYVRALRPLRDGACDLFMGLPQDDRFREANPWIAVSRPYYTMGHAILARSDAGIQTLSDLAGKRVAIEGMSPADSFVFYRGLDRGIYRSQEEAFRAVAAGEVPAALLWLPVASWLARGRADLRVIPIAEPRLEFPIGAGVRRRDRDLAAAVDDAVGRLKDSGKVREVLGRYGAVPSPGPRGERWVIRVEAKDAVEAGRSLFSTACSRCHGAEGVGGGVGGLVPVLRNYEGGQEKFLRITQNGRPGTAMAPFKGILTAEEILSIYRYLTSFSPQ
- the pqqD gene encoding pyrroloquinoline quinone biosynthesis peptide chaperone PqqD, with protein sequence MTLSPASRPKLAAKARLRWDKRAGKYFLLYPERGLLLNATAADIVQLCTGECTVEGIVGELAGKYPGQAREEIERQVMAFLAQIQSRGLLEIVA